A window of the Streptomyces griseochromogenes genome harbors these coding sequences:
- a CDS encoding FG-GAP repeat domain-containing protein, whose amino-acid sequence MNSLARHLRAHAAKAAALCCCLTAFSLAQPDAVSADGRSRAAAPFHFTAHPLNAPDRPGERRVRPVAPAYAHIRSWISSVGAGAGLFAADGGTVSHDVCLVDPRTDSVTVRPAPGTGNRYRPFALEAKSLSMPSYAAPMGCMPADLNQDGRQDVVVYYWGRSPVLFLRRPGAAPSRAAFVARELVPGHPVWSTNAMTLGDYDGDGHPDLVVGNYFPDGARVLDPTARQSSLQMPSSLSAAHNGGRLRFFRFAQGRSGGKPQARFTEVPGAFGAEPPHDWTLALGTQDLDGDGRPDLYQANDFAPDRLLVNESRPGAPKFRLATGSRHFTTPKSKVVGKDSFKGMGVAFADLDRSGAPSILVGNITEPYALQESNFVYRPTASGKRLGRLLHRGEAPYDDHSEDMGLARSGWTWDLVAADFDNSGYPQVMHATGFVAGRTDRWAQLQEAAMSNDLILRHPELWPDVKPGDDLSGHDPNTFFARTPQGRYVNVAAEAGVASTAVTRGFAVGDVDGDGRLDFVAANQWGQSVFYANRSEAAPFLGLRLRLPAGRAGASTPAIGAVARLRLPDGRVTQQQVYPANGHGGVAAPDLLFGLGGQKTAGPLRVDVSWRDSGGTPHRRTATLRPGWHDLKLSADGTIAEVPA is encoded by the coding sequence ATGAACTCCCTCGCCCGTCATCTGAGGGCGCACGCCGCCAAGGCCGCGGCGCTGTGCTGCTGTCTCACGGCCTTCTCCCTGGCCCAGCCGGACGCGGTGTCCGCGGACGGCCGGTCGCGGGCGGCCGCGCCCTTCCACTTCACCGCACACCCGCTGAACGCACCGGACCGGCCGGGCGAGCGCCGGGTGCGCCCGGTGGCGCCGGCCTACGCCCACATCCGGTCGTGGATCTCCTCGGTCGGGGCCGGCGCCGGGCTGTTCGCCGCGGACGGCGGGACGGTCTCGCACGACGTGTGCCTGGTCGACCCGCGCACGGACTCCGTCACCGTCCGGCCGGCACCCGGCACCGGGAATCGCTACCGTCCCTTCGCCCTTGAGGCGAAGAGCCTGTCCATGCCGTCGTACGCGGCCCCGATGGGCTGTATGCCGGCCGACCTGAACCAGGACGGCCGGCAGGACGTGGTGGTCTACTACTGGGGCCGCTCGCCCGTGCTCTTCCTGCGCCGGCCCGGTGCCGCACCCTCCCGGGCCGCCTTCGTGGCGCGGGAACTGGTGCCCGGCCACCCGGTGTGGAGCACCAACGCCATGACCCTGGGCGACTACGACGGTGACGGTCACCCGGACCTGGTGGTGGGAAACTACTTCCCCGACGGCGCACGGGTCCTCGATCCCACCGCCCGGCAGTCCTCGCTGCAGATGCCGTCCTCGCTGTCCGCCGCGCACAACGGCGGCAGACTGCGCTTCTTCCGGTTCGCCCAGGGACGCTCCGGCGGCAAGCCCCAAGCCCGCTTCACCGAGGTCCCTGGCGCCTTCGGTGCTGAGCCGCCGCACGACTGGACCCTGGCCCTCGGCACCCAGGACCTGGACGGCGACGGGCGGCCCGATCTCTACCAGGCCAACGACTTCGCCCCCGACCGGCTGCTGGTCAACGAGTCCCGCCCCGGTGCCCCGAAGTTCCGCCTCGCCACGGGATCGCGCCACTTCACCACCCCCAAGTCCAAGGTGGTGGGCAAGGACTCGTTCAAGGGCATGGGGGTCGCCTTCGCCGATCTGGACCGAAGCGGAGCACCGTCGATCCTGGTCGGCAACATCACCGAGCCGTACGCGCTCCAGGAGAGCAACTTCGTCTACCGGCCCACCGCTTCGGGCAAGCGGCTGGGGCGGCTGCTGCACCGCGGCGAGGCCCCGTACGACGACCACAGCGAAGACATGGGTCTCGCCCGCTCCGGCTGGACCTGGGACCTGGTCGCCGCCGACTTCGACAACTCCGGCTATCCGCAGGTGATGCACGCCACCGGGTTCGTCGCGGGCCGCACCGACCGCTGGGCCCAGTTGCAGGAGGCCGCCATGTCCAACGACCTGATTCTGCGGCACCCCGAGCTGTGGCCCGACGTGAAGCCCGGGGACGACCTGTCCGGCCATGACCCCAACACCTTCTTCGCCCGCACCCCGCAGGGCCGCTATGTGAACGTCGCCGCGGAGGCCGGCGTCGCCTCCACCGCCGTCACCCGGGGCTTCGCCGTCGGCGACGTCGACGGCGACGGGCGGCTCGACTTCGTCGCCGCCAACCAGTGGGGACAGTCGGTGTTCTACGCCAACCGCTCCGAGGCCGCGCCGTTCCTCGGCCTGCGCCTCAGGCTGCCGGCGGGCAGGGCCGGCGCGAGCACGCCGGCCATCGGTGCCGTCGCCCGGCTGCGGCTGCCCGACGGACGGGTCACACAGCAGCAGGTGTACCCCGCCAACGGGCACGGCGGCGTCGCCGCTCCCGATCTGCTCTTCGGGCTGGGCGGACAGAAGACCGCGGGCCCGCTCCGCGTGGACGTCTCCTGGCGGGACTCCGGCGGAACACCGCACCGGCGCACCGCCACCCTCCGGCCGGGCTGGCACGACCTGAAGCTCAGCGCCGACGGAACCATCGCGGAGGTCCCCGCATGA
- a CDS encoding DUF1702 family protein: MQQDLRQVDFGVRRFRLRSGPARNRLEDSGRAFLEGFNHSVDARNTDALGAALDGVAEELRGFAFEGAGMGCALLDLLTLSRGRRLRELLEGAGADYPHLIHVGAGWAFGKLRLRPWHALRAGDPLLHWLAWDGFGFHQGFFDSDRVVAGQRWERGLDARQRAVRDQGLGRCLWFHECAEPEALGLRVAEFPPWRRADLWSGIGLAAAYAGGADQDELRALAEAAEGHRAHLAQGAAFACAARLRAPTPLPEHCGSAALALTGVPPETAADWTDTALADLGPGPHTEQHYERWRAGIRRLWAAHHGCDSTGDPARQPAEGSWTTEAAEVAEAAPRSRRSR, from the coding sequence ATGCAACAGGACCTGCGGCAGGTTGATTTCGGAGTACGCCGGTTCAGGCTCCGCTCGGGCCCCGCCCGAAATCGTCTCGAGGATTCCGGAAGAGCTTTTCTCGAGGGATTCAACCACTCGGTGGATGCCCGGAATACGGATGCGCTCGGCGCGGCACTCGACGGTGTCGCCGAAGAACTCAGGGGGTTCGCCTTCGAAGGCGCGGGCATGGGCTGCGCGCTGCTCGATCTGCTGACCCTGTCCCGGGGACGCAGGCTGCGCGAACTCCTCGAAGGAGCCGGTGCCGACTATCCGCATCTCATCCATGTGGGTGCCGGCTGGGCCTTCGGCAAACTGCGCCTGCGCCCCTGGCACGCACTGCGCGCGGGCGATCCCCTGCTGCACTGGCTCGCCTGGGACGGATTCGGCTTCCACCAGGGGTTCTTCGACTCGGATCGCGTCGTGGCGGGGCAGCGGTGGGAGCGGGGCCTCGATGCGCGGCAGCGTGCCGTGCGGGACCAGGGGCTCGGGCGGTGCCTGTGGTTCCACGAATGCGCGGAGCCCGAGGCGCTGGGCCTCAGGGTGGCCGAGTTCCCGCCGTGGCGGCGGGCGGACCTGTGGAGCGGGATCGGCCTCGCGGCGGCGTACGCGGGGGGTGCGGACCAGGACGAACTGCGCGCGCTGGCCGAGGCCGCGGAAGGCCACCGGGCCCACCTCGCCCAGGGCGCGGCCTTCGCCTGCGCGGCCCGGCTGCGCGCCCCTACGCCCCTGCCCGAGCACTGTGGCAGTGCGGCCCTGGCCCTCACGGGGGTGCCGCCCGAGACCGCGGCCGACTGGACCGACACCGCACTCGCGGACCTGGGTCCCGGCCCTCACACGGAACAGCACTACGAGCGGTGGCGGGCCGGGATCAGGCGGCTGTGGGCGGCCCACCACGGCTGCGACTCGACCGGTGACCCCGCGCGGCAGCCCGCCGAGGGCTCCTGGACCACCGAGGCCGCCGAGGTCGCCGAGGCCGCGCCCCGCTCCCGGAGGAGCCGATGA
- a CDS encoding enediyne biosynthesis protein UnbU, giving the protein MTTDHTCAVDSGTPCGACRRSKALRRFAMSITAATVLGHTVLGFEQAYATPLLSVVAAVCTELLLETVEAWSRRRTPRYRRPVGEAVDFLLPAYIGGLACAMLLYANSRLWPTLLAAVVGVCSKYLIRVRVKGTARHVLNPSNFGIVTVLLLFPWVGIAPPYEFSEWLGGWADAIPPLVVLVLGTLLNGKLTGKLPLILGWAGGFAVQALMRGELTGVATLSALLPMTGPAFVLFTNYMITDPGTSPWRRRNQVVFGATIAAAYGVLVQLHIVFGLFFALVIACVLRAVLLAVLSGRGRGSVPVQRREAGRTGARPVPAGAASGAAGSAAEAP; this is encoded by the coding sequence ATGACAACAGATCACACCTGCGCCGTCGACTCCGGCACACCCTGCGGCGCCTGCCGCCGCAGCAAGGCGCTGCGCCGCTTCGCGATGTCCATCACGGCCGCGACGGTGCTCGGCCACACCGTGCTCGGCTTCGAACAGGCCTATGCCACACCGCTGTTGTCCGTCGTGGCAGCGGTCTGCACCGAACTGCTGCTGGAGACGGTCGAGGCCTGGAGCAGGCGGCGCACGCCCCGCTACCGGCGGCCCGTCGGCGAGGCGGTCGACTTCCTGCTGCCCGCATACATCGGCGGCCTGGCCTGCGCCATGCTGCTGTACGCCAACAGCCGGCTGTGGCCGACGCTGCTGGCCGCGGTGGTCGGCGTCTGCAGCAAGTACCTGATCCGGGTGAGGGTGAAGGGCACGGCCCGGCACGTGCTCAACCCCAGCAACTTCGGCATCGTCACGGTGCTGCTCCTGTTCCCCTGGGTGGGCATCGCGCCGCCGTACGAGTTCAGCGAATGGCTGGGCGGCTGGGCCGACGCGATCCCGCCGCTGGTGGTGCTGGTCCTGGGCACCCTGCTCAACGGCAAGCTGACCGGCAAGCTGCCGCTGATCCTCGGCTGGGCGGGCGGCTTCGCGGTGCAGGCCCTGATGCGCGGCGAACTCACCGGTGTCGCCACCCTCAGCGCCCTGCTGCCGATGACCGGTCCGGCCTTCGTGCTGTTCACCAACTACATGATCACCGACCCCGGAACGTCACCCTGGCGGCGGCGCAACCAGGTCGTCTTCGGCGCGACCATCGCGGCGGCGTACGGGGTGCTCGTCCAGCTGCACATCGTCTTCGGCCTGTTCTTCGCCCTCGTCATCGCCTGCGTGCTGCGGGCGGTGCTGCTGGCCGTCCTGTCCGGGCGGGGCCGGGGCAGTGTCCCGGTCCAGCGGCGGGAAGCCGGACGGACCGGGGCCCGGCCGGTTCCCGCCGGGGCCGCCTCCGGCGCCGCGGGCTCTGCCGCCGAGGCCCCCTGA
- the tatA gene encoding Sec-independent protein translocase subunit TatA, translating to MTVNMPSRRENDSSAQPKKVVMLENRLLEIIIIALVVMVLFGAKRLPDTARSLGRSLRILKAETRAGREEAAQEGASTSAEPPMLTKAEASSRPRTVAAEATGKGREVLPD from the coding sequence GTGACGGTGAACATGCCGTCGCGTCGCGAGAACGATTCGTCCGCCCAGCCGAAGAAGGTCGTGATGCTGGAAAACCGTCTGCTCGAAATCATCATCATCGCTCTGGTCGTCATGGTTCTGTTCGGAGCGAAGCGGCTGCCGGACACGGCGCGCTCATTGGGGAGATCGCTGCGCATCCTCAAGGCCGAGACCCGCGCCGGACGTGAAGAGGCGGCGCAGGAAGGGGCGTCCACGTCGGCCGAGCCGCCCATGCTCACGAAGGCCGAGGCGTCGTCGAGGCCGCGCACCGTTGCCGCGGAGGCCACCGGGAAGGGGCGGGAAGTACTCCCCGACTGA
- a CDS encoding Ku protein, with the protein MRSIWNGAISFGLVSIPIKLVNATESHSISFRQIHTEDNGRIRYRKVCELEDREVSQAEIGKGYEDADGTIIPITDEDLAHLPIPTARTIEIVAFVPADRIDPLQMDAAYYLAATGAPAAKPYTLLREALKRSNKVAIAKYALRGRERLGMLRVVGDAIAMHGLLWPDEVRAPEGVAPDVDVTVRDKELDLADALMDTLGEVDLDDLHDEYREALGEVIAAKAAGEAPPELPEPAAGGKVLDLMAALESSVRAARESRGAEPGKEAEVRTLARSRTTPKETGGKKTTSAAAKKAAAKKTATPRKSTAAKQTLHRTTAKTTAKTTAKTTAKTTAKTTAKTAGKTAAAAKTTAKATAKKAGEKKTAAKKTAARKRSA; encoded by the coding sequence GTGCGATCCATTTGGAACGGCGCCATCTCCTTCGGTCTCGTCAGCATCCCGATCAAGCTGGTGAACGCCACCGAGAGCCACTCGATCTCCTTCCGCCAGATCCACACCGAGGACAACGGCCGCATCCGCTACCGCAAGGTGTGCGAACTGGAGGACCGTGAGGTGAGCCAGGCGGAGATCGGCAAGGGGTACGAGGACGCGGACGGCACGATCATCCCGATCACCGACGAGGACCTCGCCCACCTCCCGATCCCGACCGCCCGCACGATCGAGATCGTCGCCTTCGTGCCGGCCGACCGGATCGACCCGCTCCAGATGGACGCGGCCTACTACCTCGCCGCGACCGGAGCCCCCGCAGCCAAGCCGTACACCCTGCTGCGCGAGGCCCTCAAGCGCAGCAACAAGGTCGCCATCGCCAAATACGCGCTGCGCGGCCGGGAACGCCTCGGCATGCTGCGTGTGGTCGGCGACGCGATCGCCATGCACGGCCTGCTGTGGCCGGACGAGGTACGCGCACCCGAAGGCGTGGCGCCGGACGTGGACGTCACCGTCCGCGACAAGGAACTGGATCTCGCGGACGCCCTGATGGACACCCTCGGCGAGGTCGACCTGGACGATCTGCACGACGAGTACCGCGAGGCGCTGGGGGAGGTCATCGCCGCGAAGGCGGCCGGTGAGGCCCCGCCCGAGCTGCCCGAGCCCGCCGCCGGGGGCAAGGTGCTCGATCTGATGGCGGCCCTGGAGAGCAGCGTGCGCGCGGCCCGGGAGTCCCGCGGCGCGGAACCGGGCAAGGAGGCCGAGGTCAGGACCCTGGCCCGGAGCCGTACCACCCCCAAGGAGACGGGCGGGAAGAAGACGACGTCCGCGGCGGCGAAGAAGGCCGCCGCCAAGAAGACCGCGACCCCCAGGAAGTCGACGGCCGCCAAGCAGACCCTGCATCGGACGACGGCCAAGACGACGGCCAAGACGACGGCCAAGACGACGGCCAAGACGACGGCCAAGACGACGGCGAAGACGGCCGGCAAGACGGCGGCGGCCGCGAAGACGACGGCGAAGGCGACGGCGAAGAAGGCGGGGGAGAAGAAGACGGCCGCGAAGAAGACGGCGGCGCGCAAGCGCTCGGCGTGA